The following proteins are encoded in a genomic region of Candidatus Thermoplasmatota archaeon:
- a CDS encoding GNAT family N-acetyltransferase → MKDLHFREYTSNDLIRCAKLAAEAWPVKDHILGGFERWRIMEAYVEIAVSWSNLTDVACLDNGELVGLIFGEIRGRHVKGFPTRIVHSEMKAGAKLVLGRYGRIKRLPTVLWNFLMVEMKLLVNRPDADAEVMLFLVDSKYRGKGIGSVLMDRFVDVVKQKGSTRISVYADDQASNWRFYENYGFKRAGVFYDNWSSYFNKNRSMGIRLVMDLGRSPNEKDRTVA, encoded by the coding sequence TTGAAGGACCTGCACTTCAGAGAGTACACATCCAATGACCTAATCAGATGCGCGAAGCTTGCAGCCGAAGCATGGCCGGTCAAAGATCACATCCTTGGAGGATTCGAGAGGTGGCGCATCATGGAAGCGTATGTCGAAATCGCAGTTTCGTGGTCCAACTTGACGGATGTCGCGTGTCTCGACAACGGGGAACTGGTTGGGCTCATATTCGGGGAGATTAGGGGACGACACGTCAAGGGATTTCCTACAAGGATAGTCCATTCCGAGATGAAAGCAGGCGCCAAACTCGTCCTGGGCAGGTATGGCAGGATCAAAAGGCTTCCCACCGTGCTCTGGAACTTCCTGATGGTCGAGATGAAGTTGTTGGTAAACCGGCCCGATGCGGATGCCGAGGTCATGCTATTCCTCGTCGATTCGAAGTACAGGGGCAAAGGAATAGGCAGCGTCCTGATGGACAGGTTCGTGGACGTCGTCAAACAGAAAGGATCTACCAGGATTTCGGTGTACGCTGACGATCAGGCAAGCAATTGGCGCTTCTATGAGAACTATGGTTTCAAACGGGCGGGTGTCTTCTACGACAACTGGTCTTCATACTTCAACAAGAATCGATCGATGGGGATTCGGCTGGTGATGGACCTTGGGAGGTCTCCGAATGAAAAGGATAGAACCGTTGCTTGA
- a CDS encoding pyridoxal phosphate-dependent aminotransferase, translating to MFPERVSSLKVSGIRKLFEAAPPGSINLGLGEPDIQPPNEMIKAFCDALHKGYNKYGPSAGIKELREAIAAYLRQYRRDVSYENIIVTAGATEGMRIACETILGDGDEALVPNPGFIIYGPDVRLAGAKPVEYSLLQRNGYLPDIEEIKSLITPRTKAIIVNSPSNPLGTVFPKETVKALSELAKDNKLYILSDEVYDNYVYEGEHLSFARFHNDTIIVQSFSKSLAATGWRIGYVATSKEIVQQLSKVQYYTLACPPTATQYGVLEGLKILDRFQETVLQEFRMRREIAMEKLSEIPSFTTAPVNGAFYVFPRFSQKISSEKFALKILDRGVICAPGSSFGSHGEGHMRFSYANSRDNIAKGLEVVKDVAAQL from the coding sequence ATGTTCCCAGAGCGCGTCTCTTCTCTGAAAGTGTCCGGGATTCGGAAGCTGTTCGAAGCAGCACCGCCCGGTTCAATCAACCTGGGCCTTGGAGAGCCGGACATACAACCTCCAAATGAGATGATCAAGGCATTCTGCGACGCGCTCCATAAAGGATACAACAAGTATGGTCCAAGCGCGGGCATCAAAGAGCTCAGGGAGGCGATTGCAGCTTATCTGAGGCAGTATCGGCGGGACGTATCCTATGAGAACATCATCGTGACTGCGGGAGCTACCGAGGGCATGAGGATTGCGTGCGAGACCATCCTCGGCGACGGTGACGAAGCCCTGGTGCCAAACCCAGGGTTCATCATCTACGGTCCGGATGTCCGTCTCGCTGGGGCTAAGCCGGTCGAGTACTCACTCCTACAGCGGAACGGGTATCTGCCGGACATAGAAGAGATCAAGTCGCTGATCACGCCGCGCACGAAGGCGATCATCGTCAACAGCCCGTCCAACCCGCTGGGGACGGTCTTTCCGAAAGAGACAGTGAAGGCGCTTAGCGAGTTGGCAAAGGACAACAAGTTGTACATCCTCTCAGACGAGGTCTACGACAACTACGTCTACGAAGGCGAGCATCTATCGTTTGCTCGTTTCCACAACGATACAATAATCGTTCAATCATTCTCCAAGTCCTTAGCAGCAACAGGATGGAGGATCGGATATGTCGCCACCTCCAAGGAGATCGTGCAGCAGCTCTCCAAGGTCCAGTACTACACACTCGCGTGTCCCCCGACGGCCACGCAGTACGGTGTCCTCGAGGGTCTGAAGATCCTCGACAGGTTCCAGGAGACCGTGCTCCAAGAGTTCAGGATGAGGCGGGAGATCGCCATGGAGAAGTTATCGGAGATCCCGAGTTTCACGACCGCGCCCGTGAACGGCGCGTTCTATGTCTTCCCCAGGTTCTCCCAGAAGATCAGCTCGGAGAAGTTCGCGTTGAAGATACTCGATAGGGGCGTCATATGCGCCCCGGGTTCGTCTTTTGGCTCCCACGGCGAGGGACACATGCGGTTCTCCTACGCGAATTCTCGAGACAACATCGCAAAAGGACTGGAAGTCGTGAAGGATGTCGCAGCCCAGCTGTGA
- a CDS encoding YbaN family protein — MIEGDSSEPQTDAPSPGISVAQSKLVRLLWNAVGTLFLALGLIGIPLPLLPTTPFLLIAAACYLRGSMRMYNWMMMNRYFGAYLRDYLEGKGLAIKTKVVTLSVLWGVIVFSAVFATESVIVRIGMLAVAIGVTIHLLTLNTKRRI, encoded by the coding sequence ATGATTGAAGGAGATTCTTCTGAGCCGCAGACCGACGCTCCCTCACCAGGGATATCGGTTGCCCAGAGCAAGCTCGTCAGGCTTCTCTGGAATGCAGTTGGAACTCTCTTTCTCGCGCTAGGACTGATTGGGATTCCCCTGCCCCTCCTGCCTACGACGCCCTTCCTCTTGATCGCAGCAGCGTGTTATCTCAGAGGCTCCATGCGGATGTACAACTGGATGATGATGAACAGGTACTTTGGCGCTTATCTGAGAGACTACCTGGAAGGAAAGGGTCTGGCAATCAAGACCAAGGTCGTAACCCTTTCAGTGCTCTGGGGCGTCATTGTGTTCTCAGCTGTGTTCGCTACCGAAAGCGTAATCGTTCGAATCGGCATGCTCGCCGTAGCTATCGGAGTGACTATCCATCTACTAACGCTCAATACTAAGCGGAGAATCTAG
- a CDS encoding GNAT family N-acetyltransferase, with protein sequence MGQIRYRHPTEADVGSIVRAWNLSRRGIPLERDFTIGELRAEIFDDEDYDINGSWVAEAKGEIVGFGCGTVERRRVESGLLEGFVTVEVVPEHRGRGIEKEIMNRVLAYLRSRRLERAEQFCPTLTGWRNTLSEEYGFRGVRHFFRMVRKGGNPPKDIRIPAGVRFERKMFKDADEGDVSLLVATFNDTFSEHFGFSPVSAKRWLRLRDAYEDVGMITFAVREGRTVGICFSDESVLYNKEHASDVGWVWMIGVTKSERGKGIGRALLADSVAWLAGRGIGTVYLGLDAENRKALILYTSLGFDVIHESVYYRLVL encoded by the coding sequence ATGGGCCAGATACGGTACAGACACCCAACTGAAGCAGACGTTGGCTCGATTGTCCGGGCGTGGAACCTGTCTCGACGCGGGATTCCGCTAGAACGAGATTTCACAATCGGGGAGCTTCGCGCCGAAATATTCGATGACGAGGACTATGACATCAACGGGAGCTGGGTTGCCGAGGCGAAAGGCGAGATCGTCGGGTTTGGGTGCGGTACCGTTGAAAGGAGAAGAGTTGAATCTGGTCTGTTAGAAGGATTTGTTACGGTCGAGGTTGTCCCCGAGCACAGAGGACGTGGGATAGAGAAAGAGATAATGAACCGGGTGCTGGCTTATTTGCGGTCAAGACGCCTGGAGCGCGCTGAGCAATTCTGTCCAACGCTCACGGGATGGAGGAACACGCTTTCTGAAGAATATGGATTCAGAGGCGTAAGACATTTCTTCAGGATGGTGCGCAAGGGAGGCAATCCTCCGAAGGACATCAGGATTCCAGCGGGTGTGCGTTTTGAGAGGAAGATGTTCAAGGACGCAGATGAGGGGGATGTCTCTCTACTGGTAGCGACCTTTAACGACACATTTTCGGAGCACTTCGGTTTCTCACCCGTATCGGCGAAGAGGTGGCTTCGGCTAAGGGATGCGTATGAGGATGTCGGCATGATCACATTTGCTGTGCGAGAAGGTCGGACTGTCGGGATATGCTTCAGTGATGAGAGCGTCCTCTACAACAAGGAGCACGCCTCTGACGTCGGCTGGGTGTGGATGATCGGAGTGACGAAGTCGGAGAGAGGAAAGGGCATAGGACGCGCGCTACTTGCAGATTCCGTCGCATGGCTTGCTGGAAGAGGAATTGGCACGGTCTACCTGGGACTCGACGCTGAAAACAGGAAGGCTTTGATTCTCTACACCTCACTGGGTTTTGACGTAATCCATGAGAGTGTTTACTACAGACTTGTTCTATGA
- a CDS encoding ABC transporter permease, with product MSRIIADLKGFATQYLRSKIGAFFTFAFPVLLILLFGAIFTSSEGTELTMPVQNLDDGPYSVALLQSLNNTGVVKIQMISPHENLTKYISDKSLSLALLIPRNFTEDVARAMAQNHSRLVNVTLFGDSSGSTFGTAQAVLGAATTGLNYVLEEAQPTVSFDIQPVKERMSYMDFFLPGVVGITVMTTSLYSMSSICASYRERGYFKLLATTKLRKHEWLISKFMFYSALLYVSLFATFAVGRIAFDMRSNMTPMALVLIPAGAFLFVSLGMLIGVVVKDPESSVALANVIGFPMMFLSGAFFQLEAMPTFIRAIAAFMPLTYFNNGLRDTMVFDNTASAMANLGILMVLGAVFFVLSSRLMSWKER from the coding sequence ATGAGCAGGATAATCGCTGATCTGAAAGGGTTTGCGACGCAGTATCTCAGGTCCAAGATAGGCGCGTTCTTCACCTTTGCATTCCCAGTACTTCTGATACTGCTCTTCGGGGCGATTTTCACATCGTCAGAAGGTACGGAATTGACCATGCCGGTTCAGAATCTGGACGACGGTCCGTACTCGGTGGCCTTGCTGCAGTCGCTCAACAACACAGGCGTGGTGAAGATTCAGATGATATCCCCGCATGAGAATCTGACGAAGTACATCAGCGACAAGTCGCTCTCGTTAGCGCTCCTCATACCGCGCAATTTCACCGAGGATGTCGCGAGGGCAATGGCTCAGAACCACAGTCGATTGGTCAATGTAACACTTTTCGGAGATAGCTCCGGATCGACATTCGGGACCGCACAAGCGGTACTTGGTGCGGCGACTACTGGCCTGAACTACGTGCTGGAGGAAGCCCAGCCCACGGTCTCGTTCGACATTCAACCTGTTAAGGAGCGCATGTCATACATGGACTTCTTCCTGCCAGGCGTGGTTGGCATCACGGTCATGACCACATCGCTATATTCGATGTCCTCGATCTGCGCGTCATATAGAGAACGAGGATACTTCAAGCTCCTGGCAACGACCAAACTGAGGAAGCACGAATGGCTGATCTCGAAATTCATGTTCTACTCCGCTTTGTTGTATGTATCACTTTTCGCCACCTTCGCGGTCGGCAGAATCGCCTTTGACATGAGATCCAACATGACACCGATGGCGCTTGTCCTCATTCCAGCTGGGGCGTTCCTATTCGTGTCCCTCGGGATGCTCATCGGCGTAGTAGTGAAGGACCCGGAGTCGAGTGTGGCGCTTGCGAACGTGATTGGGTTCCCAATGATGTTCCTCTCTGGTGCGTTCTTCCAGTTGGAGGCGATGCCGACCTTCATCAGAGCGATAGCGGCCTTCATGCCCCTGACCTACTTCAACAACGGGCTCAGAGACACGATGGTATTCGATAACACCGCGAGCGCAATGGCGAACCTTGGGATACTGATGGTGCTGGGTGCAGTCTTCTTCGTACTCTCTAGCAGACTAATGTCATGGAAGGAACGTTGA
- a CDS encoding CoB--CoM heterodisulfide reductase iron-sulfur subunit A family protein, with protein sequence MAERSEEKVVERKGIAVFLCSCRNEIGRHVDLQAIADGIGKDPRVVSVSVHEALCSREGQKFLQDQFKKVNFERAAVGACSPNILGVIVSRSLEDMGMNKYLFEQVNIRELCAWVHHDKKAATNKAKSLVKGAVARVEKLVPLEDIEIPIRDSAIVIGGGVTGMQAALDIASAGYKVHLVERTGELGGRTYKLSMTFPTHNCGICCIQYCKECVFTPKIEDVLQTRNIEVMLNSEIEEMSGGFGNRHVKIKTPSGLKEIDVGTVIVATGSNIFDPKRIPELRYGNPNVITTVELEQILVAQREKGEGLVRPSDGKVPKTVNFIQCVGSRDKTKGNLHCSLVCCTYAIGQAREIKKLNPDANVYIHYIDLRGPYRGFEEFYQAAKEEGINFVRGRVSEVVEDMNKLFVRAADTDSDTLLNIDSDLVVLSVGQEPADGSDKLAKMLHIQTDIDRFLKDINPMFPSEFRRGIYVAGTAQGPKGIRYSIEDAKAAAANAIDLMKRGKTKFPRIVAFVDEERCRGCGRCEKACEYEAIQVTEDAKRGILVSKIDEIRCEGCGACAVACCNKAITVNNFRPEQVEAMIRAIAEEADVNE encoded by the coding sequence ATGGCTGAACGCTCAGAGGAAAAGGTTGTGGAACGAAAGGGGATCGCCGTCTTCCTGTGCTCGTGCAGGAACGAGATTGGAAGGCACGTGGACCTCCAGGCGATCGCGGATGGGATTGGGAAGGACCCTCGAGTGGTCTCAGTCAGCGTTCACGAGGCTCTCTGCTCGCGGGAGGGGCAGAAGTTCCTCCAGGACCAGTTCAAGAAAGTGAACTTCGAGCGTGCGGCAGTTGGTGCATGTTCCCCCAACATTCTGGGAGTCATAGTGAGCAGGTCCCTTGAGGACATGGGCATGAACAAGTACCTGTTCGAACAGGTCAACATACGCGAGCTCTGTGCCTGGGTGCATCACGACAAAAAGGCTGCCACCAACAAGGCAAAGAGCCTTGTCAAGGGAGCCGTTGCAAGGGTAGAGAAGCTTGTTCCTCTCGAGGACATCGAGATACCTATCAGGGACTCCGCCATTGTCATCGGCGGTGGGGTGACCGGCATGCAGGCTGCGCTTGACATCGCCAGCGCAGGGTACAAGGTCCATCTGGTTGAGAGGACCGGAGAGCTTGGAGGCAGGACCTACAAGCTGAGCATGACCTTCCCGACACACAACTGCGGGATCTGCTGCATCCAGTACTGCAAGGAATGTGTGTTCACGCCGAAGATCGAGGATGTGCTCCAGACCCGGAACATAGAGGTCATGCTCAACTCTGAAATCGAAGAGATGAGCGGAGGATTCGGAAACAGGCATGTGAAGATCAAGACTCCGTCAGGACTGAAGGAGATCGATGTCGGGACGGTAATCGTCGCGACTGGTTCAAATATCTTCGACCCGAAACGCATACCCGAGCTGCGCTACGGGAACCCGAACGTCATCACGACAGTGGAACTGGAGCAGATCCTCGTGGCACAGCGCGAGAAAGGTGAGGGACTGGTAAGGCCATCCGACGGTAAAGTCCCCAAGACCGTCAACTTCATCCAGTGTGTGGGATCCAGAGACAAGACCAAGGGCAATCTCCACTGCTCACTTGTCTGCTGCACATATGCCATAGGCCAAGCAAGGGAGATCAAGAAGCTGAACCCGGATGCGAATGTGTACATCCACTATATCGATCTCAGAGGACCGTACAGAGGCTTCGAGGAGTTCTATCAGGCTGCCAAGGAGGAGGGCATCAACTTCGTCAGAGGACGAGTGTCTGAGGTGGTTGAGGACATGAACAAGCTGTTCGTCAGGGCTGCTGACACCGATTCAGACACCCTTCTGAATATCGATTCCGACCTCGTGGTGCTGTCCGTCGGCCAGGAACCTGCGGATGGCAGCGACAAGCTCGCCAAGATGCTGCACATCCAGACGGACATCGACAGATTCTTGAAGGACATAAACCCGATGTTCCCGTCGGAGTTCAGAAGGGGGATCTATGTCGCTGGGACAGCGCAGGGTCCGAAGGGGATTAGGTATTCGATCGAAGACGCGAAGGCGGCTGCCGCGAACGCAATCGATCTCATGAAGAGGGGCAAGACGAAGTTCCCGAGAATCGTTGCATTCGTGGATGAGGAGAGATGCAGAGGCTGTGGAAGGTGCGAGAAGGCCTGTGAGTACGAGGCCATCCAGGTCACCGAAGACGCAAAACGTGGCATCCTCGTTTCAAAGATCGATGAGATCAGGTGCGAGGGCTGCGGGGCATGCGCCGTCGCTTGCTGCAACAAGGCAATCACTGTCAACAACTTCAGACCTGAGCAGGTCGAGGCGATGATTCGCGCTATCGCGGAGGAGGCGGATGTCAATGAGTGA
- a CDS encoding GNAT family N-acetyltransferase codes for MTNGERLSDRTEDAGFPIIQGLTLRRYRGKEELPAMAALMTSSREADGVDYVTTEEDLTAQFDNPLDFDPQADILVAEAEGKMIALARVWWEDREDDKRMYAHSVELLLEWRDRGIREELFLYNERHIRGRAKKDGKQGVSFFELWANDSENEWKSIVLANGYRPVQHELDMVRSLDEIPQMPLPAGFEIRPVVPGQYSKIWEANKEAGLQDWDFSENEWDDEHFEAFKKSSSFQPDLWQVAWDGDTLAGMVLNYIAEEENQQFERKRGHTEHVFVREHYRGRGLARALLARSFKILKDKGMREAMLGMEVENPHDPLRLYEGMGFRVVKHFTWYHKPIP; via the coding sequence ATGACAAACGGAGAGAGACTCTCTGATAGGACTGAGGACGCGGGCTTCCCCATAATCCAAGGACTGACGCTTCGCCGATACCGAGGAAAGGAGGAGCTCCCTGCGATGGCTGCACTTATGACTAGCAGCAGAGAGGCCGACGGCGTCGATTATGTAACGACAGAGGAGGATTTGACAGCTCAATTCGACAATCCTCTCGACTTCGACCCCCAAGCGGATATTCTCGTTGCCGAGGCAGAGGGAAAGATGATCGCCCTCGCCAGGGTTTGGTGGGAAGATCGAGAAGACGACAAGAGGATGTATGCCCACTCAGTGGAGCTTCTGCTGGAATGGCGTGACAGAGGGATCCGTGAAGAGCTGTTCCTGTACAATGAGAGACACATTCGGGGAAGAGCGAAAAAGGATGGCAAACAGGGTGTGAGCTTCTTCGAGCTCTGGGCCAACGACTCAGAAAACGAGTGGAAGTCAATTGTCTTGGCCAACGGCTATCGACCCGTCCAGCACGAGCTTGACATGGTTCGAAGCCTAGACGAGATCCCCCAGATGCCACTCCCCGCTGGCTTCGAAATACGCCCTGTCGTGCCCGGGCAATACAGCAAGATATGGGAGGCGAACAAGGAAGCCGGCCTGCAAGACTGGGACTTCTCCGAGAACGAATGGGATGATGAGCACTTTGAGGCTTTTAAGAAATCGAGCAGCTTCCAGCCTGATCTATGGCAGGTAGCATGGGACGGGGACACACTTGCAGGAATGGTCCTGAATTATATCGCAGAAGAGGAAAATCAGCAGTTCGAAAGAAAGCGCGGGCATACTGAACACGTCTTCGTCCGGGAGCATTACAGGGGCAGAGGACTGGCCCGCGCACTGCTTGCGAGAAGCTTCAAGATCCTCAAGGACAAGGGGATGAGAGAAGCTATGTTGGGCATGGAAGTCGAGAATCCTCACGACCCACTGAGGCTCTACGAGGGCATGGGGTTCAGAGTCGTGAAGCATTTCACTTGGTACCACAAACCCATCCCTTGA
- a CDS encoding ABC transporter ATP-binding protein, with product MSEVIIQVENLSKHYPPDVKAVDDISSMIKPKQIFSMLGPNGAGKTTTVEILEGLRSPTSGTASIFGVDVTRDYTKIRSRVGVLPQNFEPFDELKPPEAVRYWAGLFDIRMSKKEVNDLLESVSLADRKNLISKKLSGGEKRKLGIALSLINNPELLFLDEPTTGLDPKARRDLWRLVEDIRKKGTTVFLTTHYLDEAEKLSDDVAIMHKGKIIARGSPEELIAKYSKVTVVVLVGVGKDGLREISRRGITATEEEGDVMVPVRDPSEMRTVFAKLSALQLNVKDMYTRRQTLEDVFLGLVGAKMEEGVLKE from the coding sequence TTGAGTGAAGTGATCATCCAGGTAGAGAATCTTTCTAAGCACTATCCACCAGATGTGAAAGCAGTCGATGACATCTCTTCTATGATCAAACCTAAGCAGATATTCTCCATGCTAGGCCCGAATGGCGCTGGCAAGACAACGACCGTGGAGATCCTCGAAGGGCTCAGGAGCCCGACATCGGGAACTGCCTCTATCTTCGGAGTCGATGTGACTCGCGACTACACCAAGATCCGAAGCAGAGTCGGTGTCCTGCCTCAGAACTTCGAACCGTTCGACGAGCTCAAACCGCCGGAGGCGGTTAGGTATTGGGCGGGGCTTTTCGACATAAGGATGTCCAAGAAGGAGGTGAACGACCTCCTAGAGAGCGTTAGCTTGGCCGACAGAAAGAACCTGATTTCCAAGAAGCTCTCCGGAGGAGAGAAGAGGAAGCTGGGGATTGCATTGTCGCTCATCAACAACCCTGAGCTGCTCTTTCTCGATGAACCCACGACTGGTCTCGATCCGAAGGCGCGTAGAGACCTATGGCGATTGGTGGAGGATATCAGGAAGAAAGGAACCACGGTATTCCTTACTACTCACTATCTCGACGAAGCTGAGAAGCTCTCGGATGATGTGGCCATCATGCACAAAGGGAAGATCATCGCACGAGGGAGCCCAGAGGAGCTCATAGCGAAATACAGCAAGGTGACGGTGGTCGTGCTGGTCGGGGTGGGCAAGGATGGTCTGAGGGAGATCTCTCGGAGAGGGATCACTGCGACCGAGGAAGAAGGGGACGTGATGGTTCCAGTGAGAGATCCTTCTGAGATGAGGACCGTCTTCGCCAAGCTTTCGGCGCTTCAACTGAACGTCAAGGACATGTACACCAGGAGGCAGACCCTCGAGGACGTGTTCCTTGGGCTTGTAGGAGCAAAGATGGAAGAGGGGGTGCTGAAGGAATGA
- a CDS encoding hydrogenase iron-sulfur subunit, with amino-acid sequence MSEKFEPRIIAFACTWCGYPSASLAGVNKIEYPPNVTVVRVMCSGSVEPAAIMDAFEHGIDGVMVIGCLMDNCHYVSGNKRAQERIDALKKLFDIMGLDSRRLRTEWINASERVRFAKAVKEFVEEVRALGPSPLLKETKVKKTRTKEQTVTMVKQLIEDTGAFDCVECGKCTTVCPIATLDTNFAPRTVVMRAMEGIVDNIAKDKDIWTCTTCEQCNSMCPYKVDYSGFIRGMREEAIRFGAAPLCSQGGLIHSVQRMMARGDQKQNRLAWVGRDLKVAEKGDVFYFVGCLPHYDAIFYDRKDLGLQRICESAVRIMNKAGVVPVVSNEEKCCGHDLNWTGDEANFERLMEQNIALIRKSGAKKVVFTCPECYRTFKSDYQDLSGDLEFELVHMADYVKQLADSGALKLDAVRKPSFTFSYHDSCRLGRHSGVYDSPRELAKAFSGAKFVEMENTRDKAVCCGVSAWSNCNANAKRIQVDRVVEAKRVGAQRLLMFCPKCLIHMMCAIQDKVPVDPSMIDVKLEDYTVALAKLLDLMPEEE; translated from the coding sequence ATGAGTGAGAAGTTCGAGCCTAGGATCATCGCGTTCGCTTGCACCTGGTGCGGTTATCCATCGGCCAGCTTGGCCGGTGTCAACAAGATCGAATATCCTCCGAATGTGACCGTTGTCAGGGTCATGTGCAGCGGAAGCGTCGAGCCCGCAGCGATAATGGACGCATTCGAACACGGCATTGACGGGGTCATGGTGATAGGATGCCTGATGGACAACTGCCACTACGTATCCGGGAACAAGAGGGCGCAGGAACGGATCGACGCACTGAAGAAACTCTTCGACATCATGGGACTGGATTCTAGAAGGCTCAGGACTGAGTGGATAAACGCCTCTGAGAGGGTGAGGTTCGCCAAGGCCGTCAAGGAGTTCGTCGAGGAAGTGAGGGCTCTGGGACCGTCGCCCCTTCTGAAGGAGACGAAGGTCAAGAAGACCAGGACCAAGGAGCAGACCGTAACAATGGTGAAGCAGCTGATCGAGGACACTGGCGCTTTCGATTGTGTCGAATGCGGGAAGTGCACGACCGTCTGCCCAATTGCGACGCTCGATACCAACTTTGCGCCCAGGACCGTAGTCATGAGGGCCATGGAGGGGATAGTCGACAACATAGCCAAGGACAAGGACATCTGGACATGCACTACATGTGAACAGTGCAACTCGATGTGCCCGTACAAGGTGGACTATTCCGGATTCATCCGAGGAATGCGAGAGGAGGCGATACGTTTCGGCGCCGCGCCTCTCTGCTCCCAAGGAGGGCTGATCCACTCCGTCCAGAGGATGATGGCAAGGGGAGATCAGAAGCAGAATAGGCTCGCTTGGGTTGGTAGGGATCTGAAGGTAGCAGAGAAAGGCGATGTGTTCTACTTCGTAGGTTGCCTGCCGCACTACGACGCGATCTTCTATGATAGAAAGGACCTCGGACTGCAGAGGATCTGCGAGAGCGCAGTCAGAATAATGAACAAAGCTGGAGTAGTCCCTGTGGTGAGCAACGAAGAGAAATGTTGCGGTCATGACCTGAACTGGACCGGTGACGAGGCAAACTTTGAGAGACTCATGGAGCAAAACATCGCGCTCATCCGAAAGTCGGGAGCAAAGAAGGTGGTCTTCACATGTCCTGAATGCTACAGGACCTTCAAGAGCGACTACCAGGACTTGTCAGGCGACCTGGAGTTCGAACTTGTTCATATGGCGGACTACGTCAAGCAGCTCGCGGATTCAGGAGCCCTGAAGCTGGATGCGGTCAGGAAGCCCTCGTTCACATTCAGCTATCACGACTCATGCAGGCTCGGAAGGCATTCTGGTGTCTATGACTCGCCGAGGGAACTCGCCAAGGCTTTCTCTGGAGCGAAGTTCGTCGAGATGGAGAACACGAGAGACAAAGCCGTATGCTGCGGTGTGAGTGCGTGGTCCAACTGCAACGCGAACGCGAAAAGAATCCAGGTGGACCGTGTGGTCGAAGCGAAGAGAGTTGGGGCGCAGAGACTTCTCATGTTCTGCCCTAAGTGTCTGATACACATGATGTGTGCGATACAGGACAAAGTGCCCGTTGACCCATCCATGATTGACGTGAAACTAGAGGATTACACTGTAGCTCTCGCCAAGTTGCTCGACCTCATGCCTGAAGAGGAATAG